The following proteins are encoded in a genomic region of Poecilia reticulata strain Guanapo linkage group LG11, Guppy_female_1.0+MT, whole genome shotgun sequence:
- the LOC103472601 gene encoding zinc finger protein 883-like — protein MFAVRMSSINLQRELSNEQETPADEALTEFNGTVKKEEEVNDWDSLQDLSGTPRTALHRTDDLQNYIWKEEQDPSDQQLCKQETDSSLDQKEPEPLQIKEEHQEPEHPWTKEEPLEICISKQEEQLELKQETEDTSIVSPTHEDKYHIKPEPLVDQVVSQDYNQTELQDCEGNPIQNSGLQQDEGQKQNKNHQKTMKRNNCVNNSKFKRDKKTRTGTAVYSCKICGEAFSESSNLTQHLKSHKGEKRFQCMCGKSFTKQGNLTAHMRIHTGERPFTCNTCEKTFRLKHSLNKHMRIHSGVRPFKCLSCGKSFITKPAYVKHVRIHTGEKPFSCTICGKSFIDKGHLTNHLRTHTDEKPFPCNSCEKTFRSKYSLIEHMTVHTGVKPFSCETCGQGFIKKRQLIVHMGRHTGVNPYLCVICGKAFSHSGSLKTHFVTHTNEESHCVTCGKRFISKTGLTRHMRIHTGENLFKCQFCGKGFTQKSFLDDHVRIHTGEKPFTCVICLKSFARKVNLTDHMRSHTDEKVFSCNSCEKSYRSKPSLNKHMKIHTGEKPFLCHTCGKSFVTKSECNKHMKIHTGEKPFVCNTCGKSFAASSDCNKHIRIHTGEKPYSCTICGKRFTLKAYLPQHMMIHTHDRPFRCNTCEKTFKRKDSLNKHERLHRREAPFVQDLSSI, from the exons ATGTTTGCAGTCAGAATGTCTTCGATCAATCTTCAACGAGAGTTGAGCAACGAGCAGGAAACTCCTGCTGACGAAGCATTGACAGAGTTTAACGGAACCgtgaagaaggaggaagaggtaAATGACTGGGACAGCTTGCAGGATTTGTCCGGGACGCCCCGGACCGCATTACACCGAACTG ATGATCTACAGAATTATATTTGGAAAGAAGAGCAGGATCCCTCTGACCAGCAGCTCTGTAAACAGGAGACGGATTCCAGTTTGGACCAgaaggaaccagaacctctgcagataaaagaagagcaTCAAGAACCAGAACATCCCTGGACTAAAGAGGAACCTTTAGAGATCTGCATAAGCAAGCAGGAAGAGCAGCTTGAACTGAAGCAGGAGACTGAAGATACATCAATAGTGAGTCCAACTCATGAAGACAAGTACCACATTAAACCAGAACCACTTGTGGACCAAGTTGTCTCTCAGGATTATAATCAAACTGAGCTCCAGGATTGCGAAGGAAATCCTATTCAAAACTCAGGATTGCAGCAAGATGAAgggcagaaacaaaacaagaaccaTCAGAAAACCATGAAGCGCAACAACTGTGTCAacaattcaaaattcaaaaggGACAAGAAAACTCGCACAGGAACTGCTGTGTATTCTTGTAAAATATGTGGTGAGGCTTTTAGTGAAAGTAGTAACTTGACTCAGCACTTGAAAAGTCACAAAGGTGAGAAGCGTTTTCAGTGTatgtgtggaaaaagttttacaaaacaaggaaatttaACAGcgcacatgagaattcacacaggtgagagaCCTTTTACCTGTAACACCTGTGAAAAAACGTTCAGATTGAAACattcattaaataaacacatgagGATTCACTCGGGTGTGAGGCCATTTAAATGTCTGTCCTGTGGAAAAAGCTTCATCACAAAACCTGCTTATGTTAAACACGtcagaattcacacaggtgagaagcctttctcttgtACCATTTGTGGCAAGAGTTTTATTGACAAAGGTCATTTGACTAATCACTTGAGGACTCACACAGATGAAAAACCTTTCCCCTGTAACTCCTGTGAAAAAACTTTCAGATCTAAATATTCATTAATTGAACACATGACAGTTCACACAGGTGTGAAACCCTTTTCGTGTGAGACTTGTGGACaaggatttattaaaaaacGTCAGTTAATAGTTCACATGGGACGTCACACAGGTGTGAACCCCTATTTGTGTGTCATCTGTGGTAAAGCGTTCAGCCACAGCGGTAGTTTAAAAACTCACTTCGTAACGCACACAAATGAGGAGTCGCACTGTGTGACGTGTGGAAAACGTTTCATAAGCAAAACGGGTTTAACACgtcacatgagaattcacacaggtgagaaccTTTTCAAATGTCAGTTCTGTGGAAAAGGCTTCACTCAGAAATCTTTTCTGGATGACCACGtcagaattcacacaggtgagaagcctttcacATGTGTGATTTGTCTCAAAAGTTTTGCTCGAAAAGTTAATTTGACTGATCACATGAGAAGTCACACAGATGAAAAGGTGTTTTCCTGTAATTCTTGTGAAAAAAGCTACAGATCCAAACCGTCATTgaacaaacacatgaaaattcacacaggtgagaagccttttttGTGCCACACCTGTGGAAAAAGCTTTGTTACAAAGTCCGAATGtaataaacacatgaaaattCACACTGGGGAGAAGCCTTTTGTGTGCAACACTTGTGGAAAAAGCTTYGCCGCAAGTTCTGATTGCAACAAGCACATtagaattcacacaggtgagaagccttacTCTTGTACCATTTGTGGTAAGCGTTTTACTCTAAAAGCTTATTTGCCTcaacacatgatgattcacacacATGACAGGCCTTTTCGCTGTAATACCTGtgaaaaaactttcaaaagaaaagattcACTGAATAAACATGAGCGTTTACACAGGCGAGAAGCCCCTTTTGTGCAGGACCTGTCGAGCATTTAG
- the LOC103472599 gene encoding gastrula zinc finger protein XlCGF26.1-like → MSSVQLEQEFINEQLTAAEETFTEIKEIIVKEEEMDGQHRLLDFSRTSQTILHGKDDLQDYVWKEEQQVCKQESDSSLDQEEPEPLQIKEEQQEPVHSWIKEEVLEICIGEHGEQLELKQETEDTFLLTPSHKENDHIEPEPMRGQIISEDFDETENQDQEGNYQKDSGAKQDKAPKPNKGCQKTIKRKKCANSKPKRHDNLCSCKICGDFLPQNSNLAQHLNYHTSEKRFPCATCGKSYINKGHLTVHMRIHTGERPFKCLSCEKSFTTKPFLEAHVRVHTGEKPFSCAICGKSFTQKGNLTTHMRLHTDERPYSCDTCEKTFKRKDSLNEHMRVHTGKKPFVCKTCGKHFNRQYLLMVHTRIHTGDKPFKCLSCGKRFTTKPVLDAHGRIHTGEKPFSCMICGKDFTDKGHLTNHIKCHTDERPFPCNTCGKTFRSKHSLKEHIRIHTGEKPFLCVTCGKRFNQKNQLKVHIRSHTGEKPFLCVTCGKGFNQKHQLVVHTRSHTGEKPFLCVICGNAFSDGSSLKAHFMMHTNEKPLQFVTCGKSLINKSQLTVNMRTRKEGRLFKCQFCGKNFTRKSVFDEHVRIHTGEKPFTCMICGKGFTQKGNLTSHMAHHTDERPFSCNLCEKTFKRKDSLNKHMRVHTDEKPQECT, encoded by the exons atgtcttcagtccAGCTTGAACAAGAGTTTATCAACGAGCAGTTAACTGCTGCTGAGGAAACATTCACGGAGATTAAAGAAATAATCGTTAAAGAGGAAGAGATGGACGGTCAGCACCGACTGCTGGATTTCTCCCGGACATCCCAGACCATTTTACACGGAAAAG ATGATCTACAGGATTATGTTTggaaagaggagcagcaggtctGCAAGCAGGAGAGTGATTCCAGTTTGgaccaggaggaaccagaacctctgcagataaaagaggagcagcaggaaccAGTACATTCATGGATTAAAGAGGAAGTATTGGAGATCTGCATAGGTGAGCATGGAGAGCAGCTTGAACTGAAGCAGGAGACTGAAGATACGTTTCTGTTGACTCcttcacacaaagaaaatgacCACATTGAACCGGAGCCAATGAGAGGCCAGATAATCTCTGAGGACTTCGATGAAACTGAGAACCAGGATCAAGAAGGAAACTATCAGAAAGACTCGGGAGCAAAGCAAGATAAAGCACCGAAACCAAATAAGGGATGTCAGAAAACCATAAAGCGTAAAAAGTGTGcaaattcaaaaccaaaaaGACATGACAATTTGTGTTCTTGTAAGATATGTGGTGATTTCTTACCTCAAAATAGTAACTTGGCTCAGCACTTGAATTATCACACAAGTGAGAAGCGTTTTCCATGtgcaacatgtggaaaaagttataTAAACAAAGGACATTTAACTgttcacatgagaattcacacaggtgagagaCCTTTCAAATGTTTGTCTTGTGAAAAAAGCTTCACTACCAAACCTTTTCTTGAGGCGCATGTCCGAGtccacacaggtgagaagcctttctcttgCGCCATTTGTGGCAAAAGTTTTACTCAAAAAGGTAATTTGACTACTCACATGAGGCTCCATACAGACGAAAGGCCCTATTCCTGTGATACCTGTGAAAAAACCTTCAAAAGAAAAGACTCACTGAATGAACACATGAGAGTTCACACGGGTAAGAAGCCATTTGTGTGCAAGACCTGTGGGAAACACTTTAATCGACAATACCTGTTGATGGTTCACACAAGAATTCACACTGGTGATAAGCCCTTCAAATGTCTGTCCTGTGGAAAACGCTTCACCACAAAACCTGTTCTTGATGCACATGgcagaattcacacaggtgagaagccgtTCTCCTGTATGATTTGTGGCAAAGATTTTACTGACAAAGGTCATCTGACCAATCACATAAAGTGTCACACAGATGAAAGGCCTTTTCCTTGTAATACTTGTGGAAAAACATTCAGATCCAAACATTCATTGAAAGAACATATAAGAATTCATACCGGTGAGAAGCCCTTTCTGTGTGTGACCTGCGGAAAAAGGTTTAATCAAAAAAATCAGCTAAAGGTTCACATAAGAAGTCATACGGGCGAGAAGCCGTTTCtgtgtgtgacctgtggaaaggGATTCAATCAAAAACACCAGTTAGTTGTTCACACAAGAAGCCATACGGGTGAGAAGCCCTTTTTGTGCGTGATCTGTGGGAACGCATTCAGCGACGGCAGTAGCTTAAAAGCTCACTTCATGATGCACACAAATGAGAAACCTTTGCAATTTGTGACGTGTGGAAAAAGTTTGATTAACAAAAGTCAGTTAACGGTTAACATGAGAACTCGCAAAGAGGGGAGGCTTTTCAAATGTCAGTTCTGTGGAAAGAACTTCacaagaaaatctgttttcgATGAGCATGTCAGAATTCACACGGGTGAGAAGCCTTTCACTTGCATGATTTGTGGCAAGGGTTTTACTCAAAAAGGTAATTTGACTTCTCACATGGCACATCACACTGATGAAAGGCCCTTTTCCTGTAATTTGTGTGAGAAgactttcaaaagaaaagattcGTTAAATAAACACATGAGAGTTCACACAGATGAGAAGCCACAAGAATGCACATAA
- the LOC103472600 gene encoding zinc finger protein 271-like isoform X1, whose product MFAVXMSSVQLKREFTNEQLAPAEETFTEFKEIIVKEEEVDDQRRLLDFARTPQLTSHREDDLQDYVWKEEVFSDQQLWKRESDSSLDQEEPEPLQMKEEQQETEHTRSKEEVLEICIGEHEDQLELKQENEDTFMVTSNDEEKNHIKPEPIRNQDFSESENQDQEGNHYKDSESKHDKAQEPDKSYLKTAKSNNCDNSKPRRDIFTQNSNLTQQLKRQIGEKRFPCTTCGKCFIKKGHLVVHMRIHTGERPFKCLSCGKSFTKKSVLDEHVRIHSGEKPFSCMICGKSFGRKCNLTYHMMLHTDERPYPCNTCEKTFKSKVSLNDHIKIHTDKKPFLCVTCGEGFIRKCQLIVHIRTHTGEKPFKCQSCGKSFITKSDLNKHVRIHTGEKPFKCLYCGKSFTRKSDFNKHITIHTGEKPFKCLYCGKNFIRKSDFNRHVRIHTGAKLLSCTICEKTFNEKAHLTNHMRRHTDERPFTCNICKKTFRARSSLTEHMTVHTGEKRFLCVTCGERFNRKGQLVVHIRRHTGEKPFLCGICGKAFHHSHTLRVHFMAHTLDTHFQCTTCGKSYEEKVNFTIHMRTHTEKSSSCTICGEQFAQKGDLSDHMRIHTDERSFPCDACEKTFRSKDALNKHQRVHTGEKPFFCVICGKGFSQKVHLTNHMRIHTDERPFPCNVCEKTFRRKDLLNRHMRVHTGEKPFLCKTCGKAFCHSSSLKTHFITHTDEKPFQCVACEKS is encoded by the coding sequence atGATCTACAGGATTATGTTTGGAAAGAGGAGGTTTTTTCTGACCAGCAGCTCTGGAAACGGGAGAGTGATTCCAGTTTGGatcaggaggaaccagaacctctccAGATGAAAGAAGAGCAGCAAGAGACAGAACATACCAGGTCTAAAGAGGAAGTATTGGAGATTTGCATAGGTGAGCATGAAGACCAACTTGAACTGAAGCAGGAGAATGAAGATACATTTATGGTGACATCAAATGATGAAGAAAAGAACCACATTAAACCAGAACCAATCAGGAACCAGGACTTCAGTGAGTCTGAGAACCAGGATCAAGAAGGAAATCATTATAAAGACTCAGAATCCAAGCACGATAAAGCACAGGAACCAGATAAGAGCTATCTGAAAACCGCAAAGAGTAACAACTGTGACAATTCAAAACCCAGAAGggacatttttactcaaaatagCAACTTGACCCAACAGTTGAAAAGGCAGATAGGTGAGAAGCGTTTCCCATGTacaacatgtggaaaatgttttataaaaaaaggaCACTTAGTAgttcacatgagaattcacacaggtgagagaCCTTTCAAGTGTCTGTCATGTGGAAAAAGCTTCACTAAAAAATCAGTTCTTGATGAACATGTCAGAATTCActcaggtgagaagcctttctcttgtATGATTTGTGGCAAAAGTTTTGGGCGAAAATGTAATTTGACTTATCACATGATGCTTCACACAGATGAAAGGCCTTATCCCTGTAATACCTGTGAAAAGACTTTCAAATCAAAAGTTTCATTGAATGATCACATAAAGATTCACACAGACAAGAAGCCATTTTTGTGCGTGACCTGTGGGGAAGGGTTTATTCGAAAATGCCAATTAATAGTTCACATTAGAACTCACACTGGCGAGAAGCCTTTTAAATGTCAGTCCTGTGGAAAAAGCTTCATTACAAAGTCTGATTTGAATAAGCATGtcagaattcacacaggtgagaagccttttaAATGTCTGTACTGTGGAAAAAGCTTTActagaaaatcagattttaataagCACATCacaattcacacaggtgagaaaccttttaAATGTCTGTACTGTGGTAAAAACTTCataagaaaatcagattttaatagGCACGtcagaattcacacaggtgCGAAGCTTCTCTCTTGTACGATTTGTGAGAAAACTTTCAATGAAAAGGCTCATTTGACCAATCACATGAGGCGTCACACAGATGAAAGGCCTTTTACCTGTAACATCTGCAAAAAAACTTTCAGAGCAAGAAGCTCACTAACTGAACATATGACAGTTCACACAGGCGAGAAGCGCTTTTTGTGTGTTACCTGTGGAGAACGGTTTAATCGAAAAGGCCAGTTAGTGGTTCACATTAGAAgacacacaggtgagaagccctTTCTGTGTGGGATCTGTGGAAAAGCTTTCCATCATAGCCACACCTTAAGAGTTCACTTCATGGCTCACACATTAGACACTCATTTTCAATGTAcgacatgtggaaaaagttacGAAGAGAAAGTAAATTTCACAATTCACATGAGGACTCACACAGAGAAGTCTTCCTCTTGTACGATTTGTGGAGAACAATTTGCTCAAAAGGGGGATTTGTCTgatcacatgagaattcacacagatGAAAGGTCTTTTCCCTGTGATGCGTGTGAAAAGACCTTCAGATCTAAAGACGCATTGAATAAACACCAGAGAGTTCACACGGGTGAGAAGCCGTTCTTTTGTGTGATTTGTGGCAAAGGTTTTTCTCAAAAAGTGCATTTGACTAAtcacatgaggattcacacaGACGAAAGGCCGTTTCCCTGTAATGTCTGCGAAAAAACTTTCAGAAGAAAAGACTTACTGAATAGACACATGAGGGTTCACACAGGCGAGAAGCCATTTTTGTGCAAGACATGTGGAAAAGCATTCTGCCACAGCAGTAGCTTAAAAACTCATTTCATAACTCACACAGATGAGAAACCTTTTCAATGTGTTGCGTGCGAAAAAAGTTAG
- the LOC103472600 gene encoding gastrula zinc finger protein XlCGF57.1-like isoform X2: protein MKEEQQETEHTRSKEEVLEICIGEHEDQLELKQENEDTFMVTSNDEEKNHIKPEPIRNQDFSESENQDQEGNHYKDSESKHDKAQEPDKSYLKTAKSNNCDNSKPRRDIFTQNSNLTQQLKRQIGEKRFPCTTCGKCFIKKGHLVVHMRIHTGERPFKCLSCGKSFTKKSVLDEHVRIHSGEKPFSCMICGKSFGRKCNLTYHMMLHTDERPYPCNTCEKTFKSKVSLNDHIKIHTDKKPFLCVTCGEGFIRKCQLIVHIRTHTGEKPFKCQSCGKSFITKSDLNKHVRIHTGEKPFKCLYCGKSFTRKSDFNKHITIHTGEKPFKCLYCGKNFIRKSDFNRHVRIHTGAKLLSCTICEKTFNEKAHLTNHMRRHTDERPFTCNICKKTFRARSSLTEHMTVHTGEKRFLCVTCGERFNRKGQLVVHIRRHTGEKPFLCGICGKAFHHSHTLRVHFMAHTLDTHFQCTTCGKSYEEKVNFTIHMRTHTEKSSSCTICGEQFAQKGDLSDHMRIHTDERSFPCDACEKTFRSKDALNKHQRVHTGEKPFFCVICGKGFSQKVHLTNHMRIHTDERPFPCNVCEKTFRRKDLLNRHMRVHTGEKPFLCKTCGKAFCHSSSLKTHFITHTDEKPFQCVACEKS from the coding sequence ATGAAAGAAGAGCAGCAAGAGACAGAACATACCAGGTCTAAAGAGGAAGTATTGGAGATTTGCATAGGTGAGCATGAAGACCAACTTGAACTGAAGCAGGAGAATGAAGATACATTTATGGTGACATCAAATGATGAAGAAAAGAACCACATTAAACCAGAACCAATCAGGAACCAGGACTTCAGTGAGTCTGAGAACCAGGATCAAGAAGGAAATCATTATAAAGACTCAGAATCCAAGCACGATAAAGCACAGGAACCAGATAAGAGCTATCTGAAAACCGCAAAGAGTAACAACTGTGACAATTCAAAACCCAGAAGggacatttttactcaaaatagCAACTTGACCCAACAGTTGAAAAGGCAGATAGGTGAGAAGCGTTTCCCATGTacaacatgtggaaaatgttttataaaaaaaggaCACTTAGTAgttcacatgagaattcacacaggtgagagaCCTTTCAAGTGTCTGTCATGTGGAAAAAGCTTCACTAAAAAATCAGTTCTTGATGAACATGTCAGAATTCActcaggtgagaagcctttctcttgtATGATTTGTGGCAAAAGTTTTGGGCGAAAATGTAATTTGACTTATCACATGATGCTTCACACAGATGAAAGGCCTTATCCCTGTAATACCTGTGAAAAGACTTTCAAATCAAAAGTTTCATTGAATGATCACATAAAGATTCACACAGACAAGAAGCCATTTTTGTGCGTGACCTGTGGGGAAGGGTTTATTCGAAAATGCCAATTAATAGTTCACATTAGAACTCACACTGGCGAGAAGCCTTTTAAATGTCAGTCCTGTGGAAAAAGCTTCATTACAAAGTCTGATTTGAATAAGCATGtcagaattcacacaggtgagaagccttttaAATGTCTGTACTGTGGAAAAAGCTTTActagaaaatcagattttaataagCACATCacaattcacacaggtgagaaaccttttaAATGTCTGTACTGTGGTAAAAACTTCataagaaaatcagattttaatagGCACGtcagaattcacacaggtgCGAAGCTTCTCTCTTGTACGATTTGTGAGAAAACTTTCAATGAAAAGGCTCATTTGACCAATCACATGAGGCGTCACACAGATGAAAGGCCTTTTACCTGTAACATCTGCAAAAAAACTTTCAGAGCAAGAAGCTCACTAACTGAACATATGACAGTTCACACAGGCGAGAAGCGCTTTTTGTGTGTTACCTGTGGAGAACGGTTTAATCGAAAAGGCCAGTTAGTGGTTCACATTAGAAgacacacaggtgagaagccctTTCTGTGTGGGATCTGTGGAAAAGCTTTCCATCATAGCCACACCTTAAGAGTTCACTTCATGGCTCACACATTAGACACTCATTTTCAATGTAcgacatgtggaaaaagttacGAAGAGAAAGTAAATTTCACAATTCACATGAGGACTCACACAGAGAAGTCTTCCTCTTGTACGATTTGTGGAGAACAATTTGCTCAAAAGGGGGATTTGTCTgatcacatgagaattcacacagatGAAAGGTCTTTTCCCTGTGATGCGTGTGAAAAGACCTTCAGATCTAAAGACGCATTGAATAAACACCAGAGAGTTCACACGGGTGAGAAGCCGTTCTTTTGTGTGATTTGTGGCAAAGGTTTTTCTCAAAAAGTGCATTTGACTAAtcacatgaggattcacacaGACGAAAGGCCGTTTCCCTGTAATGTCTGCGAAAAAACTTTCAGAAGAAAAGACTTACTGAATAGACACATGAGGGTTCACACAGGCGAGAAGCCATTTTTGTGCAAGACATGTGGAAAAGCATTCTGCCACAGCAGTAGCTTAAAAACTCATTTCATAACTCACACAGATGAGAAACCTTTTCAATGTGTTGCGTGCGAAAAAAGTTAG